The genomic DNA GAGCCAAGGCCACCCCCGCCTACGGCGCTCCAGACCGGCCCGCGGCCGGATCCCACGTGTAGAAGCCTGCTCCCGCAGGCGATGCAGCCTCGCAGGGCCGCTTCGGACCGGTCTTCGGCCGGATCGCCGGCGGGAGCCGGCTCCTACAGGGCGACGGGGGCTTCCTTCCCGAACCGGCCGGGGAAGCACTGGGCGAGGACCTCGCCGACCCGTGCCGGATCGAAGGGTTTGAGCAGGAAGTTCGCCGCACCGGCGCGGATGCACTCCACCACGGTCTCCTTCTTGCTCACCGAGCTCACCACGATCACCACGGCCTTGGGGTCGATCTGCTTGATCTGCTTGAGCGCCTGCACGCCGTCGAGCTGGGGCATCACCAGGTCGAGGGTGACGAGATCGGGCTTGAGCCTCTGGAACATCTCGATGGCCTGCTCGCCGTTCTCCGCAAGGCCCACCACCTCGCAGCCGTGCTGCTGGAAGGCCCGAACCACCACGCTTCGGGCCACCCGGGAGTCGTCGACGACGAGGGCTCTCACTTTGGGCATGGCGATCTCCTTGGAAAGGGCAAGGCCCCCATCGGGCACGGCATCCTGGCCGGGCGCGTCCGCAGGGGCACAGAGGGAAAAGACGACGAGGAACGTTCCCCGGTGGCTCGCCACGGGGACGAGGACGGCCTCGGCCCCCGGGGGAAGCCGGACCTCGGGGTGGGGACCGGGCAGGGCCCGGGGCGGGGCGAGGTCGACGCGAAGGCCCTGGGAAGCCAGGGCCCCGGCCGCGTAACCGGCAATCAGGTTGGCGAGCTCGGCCAGACACTCTTCCACGGCCTCGATGCCTTCCCCGGGGCGACAATCCAGGGGAAAGGCGGCCGCGGCCAGGTCCGCCGCGTAGCATTCCGGGAAGAGGAGTGCCAGGGATCCCGGCCGCGGCCCGAGCAGGTCGATGGCCACTCCCGTGGCGGCGGCGACCCGGATGGGGTCTGCAACCGGTGCCCCCGGGCCCGCCCGGCTCTCGCCCAGGCCACAGTTGCGGAGCACCGCCACGGCGGCCTGGCGTACCGCCTCGGTCCAGGCCGGGTTCAAGGGGCCCGCCTTCCCGGGGGCAGGGCTGTTCGCATCGGATGCGTCTCCATGGTTTCGTCCCTGGCCGTAGGAGCACCGTGCCGTGCCCCTACCCCTCCTGCCGCACGTAGAAGGTGGCGCCCCCGTGCCGGTCGGGGCGAAAGAGGCCGTCCAGCGCGGGGAGGCTCTCGGTGGCCCCCAGGAAGAGGGTTCCCCCCGGTCGCAGGCACCGGGCCACCTTCTGGAGGACCGCCTGCTTGGTCGCCTCGGAAAAGTAGATCGTCACGTTGCGCAGGAACACCCCGTCGAAGAGCCCCAACGCCCCCAGGGGGTCGAGCAGGTTCACGGCCTGGAAGCGCACGAGGCTTCGCACCTCGTCTCCCACGCGCCAGCCGTCCTTCTCCGAGCGGAAGTGGCGCTCCCGGTGGACCTGGGCGAGGCCCCGGGCGACCTGGAGTCCGTCGTAGAACCCGGCCCGGGCCGCGTCGAGGGCTGCCTCCGAGACGTCGGTTCCCAGGATCTCCACCCGCTCCCGGCACTCCCTGGCGCCTCCGCGGCCTGCGTAGAACTCCAAGGCGCCCATGGCCAGGGAATAGGGCTCCTGGCCCGTGGAGCACCCGGCCGACCAGAGCCGGAACTTTCGTCGCTCGGCGTGGAGGCGCGGCAGCACGACCTCCCGGTAGGCCCGAAAGGGGTGCTCGTCCCGGAACCACGAGGTCTCGCCGGTGACGATGGCGTCGATGACGGCCCGGCGCAGCACCCCCGCGCCCGGTTGCGCCAGTGCCCGCCGAAGCTCCCCGAAGGACCCGAGGCCGAACCTCGGGAGCAGGGGGCCGAGCCGCGTCTCCACCAGGTACGCCTTGTCATCGCCCAGGGCGATCCCGCAGGCGCCGCGCACGTGGTCGCGGATGCCCCGAAACTCCTCCGGGGTGACCCGAACCGCCTCCGGTTTCCTCATCTGCGGCCCGCCACCAGAGCGGCGATCCGCTGCGCGAGCCGCCCCAAGGGCACCCGCTCGTCCGCCAGACCGGCGTCGTCCACACACCGGGGCATCCCGTACACCGCGCAGGTCTCGGCGGTCTGGGTGAGGCAGTAGCAGTGCCCTTTCTTGAGGGCCCGAACGCCCGCAAGCCCGTCGGCGCCCATGCCCGTCATGACCACGGCGAGCACGGTGCCGTCGTACGCGGAAGCGGCCGACCGGAAGAGGGGGTCCGCCGACGGCCGCACGCTGTTCTCGGCAGGGGCGTCGCTGGTTGCGAACCGCCGGGCCGTCGGCGCGCTCGGCTCCCCGGTGGCCCGCTCCACCAGGAGGTGCCTTCCTCCCGGGGCCAGGTAGACGGCCCCGGGGAGCACCGGGTCGCCCGGGGAAGGGACCCGGACCGGGAGCCCGCTCCGGGAGCCGAGGTCCCGCGCCAGGGAGGCGGACAAGGCCTCGGGCATGTGCTGGACCACGATGACCGGCACCCCCAGTTCGGCCGGCAGGTGGGGAAGCACCTGGCCCAGGGCCTCGGGCCCCCCCGTGGAGACGGCGATGAGAACTGCTTCCACCCGGGGCAGTCCGGAGCCCGGGAGCCGGGAGGGCGCCGGCGGAGCCTCGGCCATGGCAGTGCCGGCAGACCCGAAACGAGGGCCGGGCTCCGGGAACCCGGCGGGCGCGAGCTCCTGGCGGGCGAACCGCCGGCTCCGGCAAAGGCCCACCAAGGGGCCAAGCCGTCCCTGGAGCTGTCGGACCCGCGCCTCCTCGGCTTCTTCCTCGGGGGGTCTGGCCACGAACTCCAGAGCCCCCTTGCCAAGGGCCGCGGCGACCTTCCGGGCGGCGGGGTCTCGGCGCTCGCCGGTGAGAAGGAACTCCACCGCCGGATGGGCGGCTCGCCACGCGTCCATGGCCTCCGAAGGGGAAATGTCCGTTCCGTCCAGGTCGAGGATCACCAGGTCGACGCCCGCCGCCTGCGCCTTGACCAGCCCGATGCGGGGGGTGGCCACCGCCCCCACCACCGCGGCGCCCGGCACGGCGGCGACCGCCCGCTCCCAGAGCCTTCGGCTTCCGGCGGCGGCGCTTACCACCAGGACGCGGAGTGCCTCGCCCACGGCACTCAGCTCCGGGCCCCGGAAGGCGGCTGCGCCGGAGCCCGGAGCCGGGCCGGGTCCAGGAGCCGGGGTACCGAGAGAATGAGGAGGAGATCCTCCGGGAGCTGGACGACCCCCTCCACGAGCTCTGCGTCGATCTCTGCGGCGTTGGCCGGAGGGGGCTCCACCTCCCCGCCCTCGGCCCGGACCACATCGCCCACCCGGTCTACCAACAGCCCCACGGCGTCGGCCTTGAGGACCACGTTGCGGCTCTCCTCCGAGAGAAGGCATCGTCCCACCGCGAGGCAGGCACCCAGGTCGAAGACCGTGACCGTCTGGCCCCGCAGATTCACGAGCCCCCGGACGAAGGCCGGAGCGCGCGGAACGGGGGTGATCTCGGGCAGGCGGTTGATCTCCCGCACGTTGCGCACGTCGAGCCCGGCCAGAAGGCCGCCTACGGAAAAGGTGACGAACTGCCGTGTGGACATGTGTTCCCCTGATCCTGCCGGCACCCTGGAGAAGACCCGGGTGAATGGGACTGCTGCTGCCGGCTATTCGCGCACTGCTTCCCGCGCGCGAGGGATGGCCCCGCCTAACGTGCTGGCACGCGACCTGAGTCGACCATCAAGAGCCTCGGGCGCCTCCGGCCTCCGCCGCGGCCCGGAGCTCGTCGGGGTCGAGGAAGGTCGTGACCCGGCCCCCCAGGACCGCCGTACCCAAAACCCATCGCGAGTCCGAGGGGTCGCGGCGCACCTCGGCAGCCGCCTCCACGGTGTCCTGGATCCGGGAGGCCAGGATGGCGGACACCGGTTGCCGGGACTTGGGCACGATGAGGAACACCTCCTCCAGGTCCGGCGGCGAGGGCCGCACCGGCAAGAGCTGCTCCAGGCGCAAGATGGGAACACCGGTGCCCCGGCGAGCCACCACCTCCCGCCCCCCGACCCGCTGGATCTCCCGGGGATCCACCTGCTCCAGGCGGGCAATGCTCGACAGGGGCAGGGCAAACTGCTCCTCCAGGGCGTTGTGGAAGACCAGGAGCGCCCGGCGGGCGTCGGCGGGGCGGGCGTCGGACTCCCCTTCTCCCGGAGGGGTCTCCGGGAAGCGCAGGTTCGAGGTCTCGGCGATCCCCGGGGCGTCGAGGATCATGGCCACCCTCCCGTCCCCCAGGATCGTCGCCCCCGAAAACCATCGGCACTCCTGGAGGTAGCGGGAAAGGGGCTTCACCACGATCTCCTCGTTGTCGAAGAGCTCGTCCACCACCAGGCCGAAGCGGTTCGCACCCGCCCGCAGCACCACCACGTAGAGGTCGCTCTGCCAGTGGCTGCGCCGGTCGGGAGCCCCTTGCCGAAGCCCTGCCTCGTCGGGCGCGCCGCCCTCCCCCCGCCGGTCACCCAGCCGGCCCCGCCGGTCCGCCCTTGGGGGGGTGCCGAGGGGGGCGCCCGGGTCGCGATAGGTGCGGTCGAGCCCCAGGACGTCGGCCAGGCGCACCAGGGGCAGGAGCCGCCCCCGCAGCCGCAACACGTCGGCCTCCCCCGCCCGCTCCACCCGGCGCGCGGGATCCCCCGCCCGCACGCACACGAGCTCCTTCACGTTGACCTGGGGCACCGCGAAGCGCTGCCCCTCGGCCCCCACCACCAGGGAGGGGATGATGGCCAGGGTGAGGGGTAGCCGCAGCCGCACCGTGGTGCCGCGGCCCGGACTGCTCTCCAGCTCCAGGTGCCCCCCCAACTTCTCCACGTTGGTCTTGACCACGTCCATCCCCACCCCTCGCCCGGAGACGCCGGTGATGGTCCGGGCCGTGCTGAGCCCCGGGAGCAGGATCAGGTTGAGCCGCTCCTGGTCCCCCAGGCTCTCCGCCGCGGCGGCGGTCAGGAACCCCCGGGCCACGGCCTTCTCCACGACCCGAGCCGCGTCGATGCCCGCTCCGTCGTCGGTTACGGTGAGGTTGACCTGCCCCCCCTCGTGGAAGGCGCGAAGGCGAAGCGAACCCGCCCGGGGCTTGCCCCGGGCCTCTCGCTCTGCCGGCGACTCGATGCCGTGGTCCACGCAGTTTCGCACCAGGTGGGTGAGCGGGTCCGAAAGCCCCTCCAGGATGGAGCGGTCGAGCTCCACCTCCGCCCCCTCGACCGTGAGCTCCACCTCCTTGGCGAGCTGGCGCGAGAGGTCTCGCACCACCCGGGGGAACTTGTTGAGCACGCTGCCCACGGGCTGCATCCGCAGCCGCATGATGTGTTCCTGTATCCCGCTGGTGACCTGGCCCACGTGCCCCATGAGCTGGGTGAGGCGCGGCCTCTGTTCTTCGAGTTGCTCGAGCTCCCGGCGAAGCTGGTTGCGCCCCAGCACGAGCTCCCCCGCCAGATCCATGAGGCGGTCCAGGAGCTCGACGGCAACCCGCACCGTCTCGGGCTGGGGCGCCGTCACCGGGTTCGTTCGTCCCGCCCCTTCCGGGGGGGAGTCGGCCTTCCCCTTCCCCTCGGCTGCCGGGGGAAGGTCGGAGTGGGGCGTCGGGCCGGCGGCCGCTTCCTCCACCGCGGCCTCGGACAACCCGGACGCGGCGACCTCCGAACGCGCCGCCACGGCGAGGTCTTCCGCCCGGAGCCGCCGGATCTGCGCCGGGGGGAGGTCGAGGGCGATGGCCACCATGTCCGGGTCGAGCACGGACTTGAAGAGCCAGTGGAACACCGCGCCCTCGGGGACTTCGCCCTTGGAACCCCCGTCGGAGGCGAGGCACGACCCGAAGGGCGCGAGACCCGCCGAGAACTCGCTCAGGGTGCGCCCTTTGCCGGCCAGGTCCTCCGCCCCCCGCACCCAGACGGCATAGACCGGCGTCACCTCGCGCGCCAGGGCCGCGGGGTCCACCGGGAAGGTGTGGTCGCCGAGGGCAGGCGGTCCGCGCACCGTGAGGCCCCCATCCCCAGCGAAGGACAGTTTCCCTGCGGGCGGGAGCGGGGGAAGGGGCGAAGGCGCGCCGGGAGGCGGTCCCGGCGCCGGCGCTACCAGGGCGTCGAGCCGGACCACGAGGTCGGAGCAGGGGTCCTGGCCTTCGCCGTCCACGTCCCCCACCATCCGGGCGAGCCGGTCCAGGCCGATGAGGAGGGCGTCGACGACGTCGGGGCGGGGTGCCATCTCCCCGTCCCGAATCCGCATGAGGACGTTTTCCATGGAGTGGCCCAGCCCCTGGATGGCCGAGAACCCCAGGAACCCCGCCGCCCCCTTGATGCTGTGGACCGCCCGGAAGACCCGGTTCACGGTCTCGGCCGGCACCTCCAGGCCGCCCGTCTCCAGGGCCAGGAGGTCGGGCTCGATCTGCTCCAGGTGCTCCCGGCACTCCGCCACGAACTCGTGGAAGAGGGCCTCGTCGAAGTCCGCCACGGGGCTGTCTCCGCCTCAGATGCGAAACTGCTTCACCACTTCGTCGAGCCGCCCCGCCAGTGCGGCGAGCTGCTCGGCGGAGAGGTGGACGCGGTTGGCGCCCTGTACCGCGGCCCCCACGTCTCCATGGACCCGGCCCACGTGCCCCGAGGCCTTCTCGGTGTAGTCGGCCGCCGCCGCCGCGTCGGAGGCGATGCCCGTGACCGCCTTGGCTACCTCCTCCAGGTTGGCCGAGACCTCCGTGCCCGCCCGGGCCGCCCCCGCCAGGCTTTTCGAGGTGGCGGCCGCCGTGGCCGCGGCCTCCTGGACGTTGCGGGACACCGTGCTCGCTGCCGCCGCCGCCTCGGAGACGTTGCGAGAGATCTCGTTGGTCGTGGCGGTCTGCTCCTCCACCGCGGTGGCAAAGGTGCTCATGATGCCGTTGATCTCGGTGATGAACCCCACGATCGCCTCGATGGCCCCCACCGCCGATGCGGTGTTCGCCTGCATCCCCTCGACCTTGCGCCGGATGTCCTCCGTGGCCTTGGCGGTCTGGCGCGCCAGCTCCTTGACCTCGTTGGCCACCACGGCAAAGCCCTTGCCCGCCTCGCCGGCCCCCGCCGCCTCGATGGTGGCGTTGAGAGCCAGGAGGTTCGTCTGGCCCGCGATCCCCTTGATCAGCTCCACCACCTCGCCGATCTCCTTGGCCGAGGTGCCCAGGGTACCCACGATCGCCGAGGTCTGATCGGTGCTGCTCGCCGCGTTGCGCGACAGGCTCGCCCCCCGGCCGGCGCCCTTGGCCACCTCGTTGAGCGATGCGTACATCTGCTCGATGGCGGCCGCCACCGAACCCACCGAGGCCGACATCTGCTCGGCGGCCGAAGCGACCCCGTTGAGGTTTCGAGACACCGCTTCCGTGGCGCGGTCCACCTCTTCCACGCTCCCCGAGACCCGGCTCGACGCCTGGGCCACCTGGGCCACCTGGGCGCTCACTTCCTCGGCGGCCACCGCCACGCTCCGGATGCTCTGGGACGCCCCCCCAACCTCGGCGTTGGCGTGTCCCGACTGCTCTCCCATCCGCGAAGCCTGGGCGGCAATCTCGTCGGACGCGCCGGAGAGCTCGCCCGAAGCGGCCTTGAGGCCGTGCACGTTGTCGGCCACGTTGCCGATCATGGCCTGGAGCTTCTCCAGGAACCGATTGAAGAGGGAGGCGAGCTCCCCGAGCTCGTCGCCGGTCTTGGCCTCCAGGCGCTTTCGCAGATCCCCTTCGCCGGCCGAGAGATCCTTGAGCTCCGCCATCACGTGGCCCAGGGGGGTGCGCACGAACCGGTTGACGCAAAAGGCCATGGCGATGACGAAAAAGAGCGCGATTCCGCCGAGGGCGAGCAGGGAGACCAGGAGAGAAGTGGACCTGGCGCTGGCCAGGGCCGCCTGGGCCTTCGCCTCGGCCTCCGTCAGGGCCTGGGTGGAGAACCGGAGCGCCGTGTAGCCCCCTACCGAGCCCAGCGGCCAGTCGTGGTGGCAGCGCACGCAGTCGTCGGTGACCTGCTCGGCCTTGTAGACCTCGATGGCCTCCGGCCGCGGGACCAGGAGCATCTCGGGAGAGGCGGAGAGCTGCCGGGCGAGGTCCGGGGAGAGAGTCTTCTTGAGATTGCTCGCGTGGGTGGAGTGGGTCACCGCCCCTGCGCGGTCGTAGAGGGAAAACTCCAGGAGGCCCTCCACCTGCCGCTGGTCGGCGAGGATCCGGGTGAACTTGTCCATCTCGCCCCGCTCCAGGGAGCCGGCCACCGCCTTCTCCACCGAACGGAAGAGGTTCTTCGCGTTGGCGTGCTCCCTCTCCCGCATCACCTCCAGGGTGTCCGTCGAGAGCCGGGCAATCAGCCGGGAAGAGCTCAGGTACTGGGCCGACTGGGCTACGCCCACCACGACCAGCAGCCCCGAGAGGAGGGAGAGGTTGAGCTTGACGTGCAGCTTCATGGGCGATCTCCGTCAGGCGCCAGAGGGTTCCTTGCGGTACAGGGGGAACGACTTGGCCCGGGCGAACTCGGACCAGGCGCAGCCCACGCACGGCCCGCCGGCCTGGATGCACGTGTTGGTGCGGCCGTTCCAGTAGCGCACCGGGCAGTCGGCGTGGGTCACCGGCCCCAGGCACCCCAGCTTGAAGAGGCAGCCCGGCTCGGCAAAGGTCGAGGCAAAGCGTTCTCGTTCGTAGTCGGCGAAGCGGGGGCAGTGGTCGTGCACCGGGCGGCCGTAGAAGGCAAGGGGCCGCCCCTGGTCGTCCAGGGGCGGCATGCCGAACTTCAGCAGGTGGACCAGGGTTCCCAGGATCCAGTCCGGGTGGGCGGG from Thermodesulfobacteriota bacterium includes the following:
- a CDS encoding response regulator; protein product: MNPAWTEAVRQAAVAVLRNCGLGESRAGPGAPVADPIRVAAATGVAIDLLGPRPGSLALLFPECYAADLAAAAFPLDCRPGEGIEAVEECLAELANLIAGYAAGALASQGLRVDLAPPRALPGPHPEVRLPPGAEAVLVPVASHRGTFLVVFSLCAPADAPGQDAVPDGGLALSKEIAMPKVRALVVDDSRVARSVVVRAFQQHGCEVVGLAENGEQAIEMFQRLKPDLVTLDLVMPQLDGVQALKQIKQIDPKAVVIVVSSVSKKETVVECIRAGAANFLLKPFDPARVGEVLAQCFPGRFGKEAPVAL
- a CDS encoding protein-glutamate O-methyltransferase CheR codes for the protein MRKPEAVRVTPEEFRGIRDHVRGACGIALGDDKAYLVETRLGPLLPRFGLGSFGELRRALAQPGAGVLRRAVIDAIVTGETSWFRDEHPFRAYREVVLPRLHAERRKFRLWSAGCSTGQEPYSLAMGALEFYAGRGGARECRERVEILGTDVSEAALDAARAGFYDGLQVARGLAQVHRERHFRSEKDGWRVGDEVRSLVRFQAVNLLDPLGALGLFDGVFLRNVTIYFSEATKQAVLQKVARCLRPGGTLFLGATESLPALDGLFRPDRHGGATFYVRQEG
- a CDS encoding CheB methylesterase domain-containing protein; translation: MGEALRVLVVSAAAGSRRLWERAVAAVPGAAVVGAVATPRIGLVKAQAAGVDLVILDLDGTDISPSEAMDAWRAAHPAVEFLLTGERRDPAARKVAAALGKGALEFVARPPEEEAEEARVRQLQGRLGPLVGLCRSRRFARQELAPAGFPEPGPRFGSAGTAMAEAPPAPSRLPGSGLPRVEAVLIAVSTGGPEALGQVLPHLPAELGVPVIVVQHMPEALSASLARDLGSRSGLPVRVPSPGDPVLPGAVYLAPGGRHLLVERATGEPSAPTARRFATSDAPAENSVRPSADPLFRSAASAYDGTVLAVVMTGMGADGLAGVRALKKGHCYCLTQTAETCAVYGMPRCVDDAGLADERVPLGRLAQRIAALVAGRR
- a CDS encoding chemotaxis protein CheW, which translates into the protein MSTRQFVTFSVGGLLAGLDVRNVREINRLPEITPVPRAPAFVRGLVNLRGQTVTVFDLGACLAVGRCLLSEESRNVVLKADAVGLLVDRVGDVVRAEGGEVEPPPANAAEIDAELVEGVVQLPEDLLLILSVPRLLDPARLRAPAQPPSGARS
- a CDS encoding chemotaxis protein CheW produces the protein MADFDEALFHEFVAECREHLEQIEPDLLALETGGLEVPAETVNRVFRAVHSIKGAAGFLGFSAIQGLGHSMENVLMRIRDGEMAPRPDVVDALLIGLDRLARMVGDVDGEGQDPCSDLVVRLDALVAPAPGPPPGAPSPLPPLPPAGKLSFAGDGGLTVRGPPALGDHTFPVDPAALAREVTPVYAVWVRGAEDLAGKGRTLSEFSAGLAPFGSCLASDGGSKGEVPEGAVFHWLFKSVLDPDMVAIALDLPPAQIRRLRAEDLAVAARSEVAASGLSEAAVEEAAAGPTPHSDLPPAAEGKGKADSPPEGAGRTNPVTAPQPETVRVAVELLDRLMDLAGELVLGRNQLRRELEQLEEQRPRLTQLMGHVGQVTSGIQEHIMRLRMQPVGSVLNKFPRVVRDLSRQLAKEVELTVEGAEVELDRSILEGLSDPLTHLVRNCVDHGIESPAEREARGKPRAGSLRLRAFHEGGQVNLTVTDDGAGIDAARVVEKAVARGFLTAAAAESLGDQERLNLILLPGLSTARTITGVSGRGVGMDVVKTNVEKLGGHLELESSPGRGTTVRLRLPLTLAIIPSLVVGAEGQRFAVPQVNVKELVCVRAGDPARRVERAGEADVLRLRGRLLPLVRLADVLGLDRTYRDPGAPLGTPPRADRRGRLGDRRGEGGAPDEAGLRQGAPDRRSHWQSDLYVVVLRAGANRFGLVVDELFDNEEIVVKPLSRYLQECRWFSGATILGDGRVAMILDAPGIAETSNLRFPETPPGEGESDARPADARRALLVFHNALEEQFALPLSSIARLEQVDPREIQRVGGREVVARRGTGVPILRLEQLLPVRPSPPDLEEVFLIVPKSRQPVSAILASRIQDTVEAAAEVRRDPSDSRWVLGTAVLGGRVTTFLDPDELRAAAEAGGARGS
- a CDS encoding methyl-accepting chemotaxis protein, which translates into the protein MKLHVKLNLSLLSGLLVVVGVAQSAQYLSSSRLIARLSTDTLEVMREREHANAKNLFRSVEKAVAGSLERGEMDKFTRILADQRQVEGLLEFSLYDRAGAVTHSTHASNLKKTLSPDLARQLSASPEMLLVPRPEAIEVYKAEQVTDDCVRCHHDWPLGSVGGYTALRFSTQALTEAEAKAQAALASARSTSLLVSLLALGGIALFFVIAMAFCVNRFVRTPLGHVMAELKDLSAGEGDLRKRLEAKTGDELGELASLFNRFLEKLQAMIGNVADNVHGLKAASGELSGASDEIAAQASRMGEQSGHANAEVGGASQSIRSVAVAAEEVSAQVAQVAQASSRVSGSVEEVDRATEAVSRNLNGVASAAEQMSASVGSVAAAIEQMYASLNEVAKGAGRGASLSRNAASSTDQTSAIVGTLGTSAKEIGEVVELIKGIAGQTNLLALNATIEAAGAGEAGKGFAVVANEVKELARQTAKATEDIRRKVEGMQANTASAVGAIEAIVGFITEINGIMSTFATAVEEQTATTNEISRNVSEAAAAASTVSRNVQEAAATAAATSKSLAGAARAGTEVSANLEEVAKAVTGIASDAAAAADYTEKASGHVGRVHGDVGAAVQGANRVHLSAEQLAALAGRLDEVVKQFRI